GATTCTTCGGACCTGGACTTCGAGGAGACGGTGGATACCGCCCTGGCGATCGTCAGCAAGGTCATCTATGGCGACTGAGAACCAGCTTCCAGCGCCATGGACGCGGCTGTGGAGCCGTCCCATCGGATGGATCATTGACCATCTGTTCTACCGGACCGAGATCACGGGCAAAAGTAACGTGCCCGCCGCCGGACCGGTGGTTTTCGCCGCCAACCACGTCAGCTTCCTCGACGGCCCGGTTATGTTCGGTGCTTCGCCCCGCCCCATGCACATCCTGGTCAAGAAGGAGATGTTCACAGGTATCCTCGGCAAGGTCCTCAGGGGCTCCGGGCAGATTCCCGTGGACCGTACAGGGGACCGCGTGGCCCTGCACACCGCCAGGAAACTGCTCGACGCCGGCCGTTGCGTCGGTATCCTGCCGGAAGGAAGCCGGGGGAGCGGTTCCGCCGAAAGCATCAGCAGCGGAGTTGCCTGGCTGGCACTGAACTCTGCCGCGACAGTCATACCGGTCGCCATTCTTGGAACCCGTCAGGGTGATGAGCATCGGGACCATATCCCCAAACCACGCCGGAAGCTCTATGTCAGCTTCGGCGAACCAGTCACGGTGAAGCGCCGGAAGGGCGAGCCGGGGCGTGTTTCAATGGACAGGGCGGCTGCGGACATCCGCGACGCCCTGGCCGAACACGTCCAGGACGCCATCCGGGCCACGGGCCAGGGCCTCCCCAGCGAGCCCGCGCCCGGAGCATCCACTTCGCAGCACCGCCAAACAGCAGTAGCCGGGACGCCGGCAGACCACCCCTAAGGAAAGTGCAATGAGCGATACGACTCAAAAATCCGGCCTCCACGGAGCCGGCGACGACGAATACACGCCCACCGGCACCGACCAGGTGGCGGAGAACCTGGCTGCCCTGGACGACGACGAGGCCGAACTCCGCGCCGCGTCCCTCCGGGCCGGCCTGGA
This Paenarthrobacter sp. GOM3 DNA region includes the following protein-coding sequences:
- a CDS encoding lysophospholipid acyltransferase family protein, which codes for MATENQLPAPWTRLWSRPIGWIIDHLFYRTEITGKSNVPAAGPVVFAANHVSFLDGPVMFGASPRPMHILVKKEMFTGILGKVLRGSGQIPVDRTGDRVALHTARKLLDAGRCVGILPEGSRGSGSAESISSGVAWLALNSAATVIPVAILGTRQGDEHRDHIPKPRRKLYVSFGEPVTVKRRKGEPGRVSMDRAAADIRDALAEHVQDAIRATGQGLPSEPAPGASTSQHRQTAVAGTPADHP